One genomic window of Candidatus Trichorickettsia mobilis includes the following:
- a CDS encoding TMEM43 family protein translates to MSNDSKNYHKLGIKEILKTLVRIVIGITLFIASFLALYLFEQEAIELVQSFDIGRKSIISISASTIDSNNNGALVHISGTAISNELLKDELFGINEQALRLKRIVEMYQWQETKEKSNIYSYKQIWSEAFIDSDKFNSYDKLNYKNPTNMLYQSHTFSASKVNIGVFQLANNFINQMDEFSEYPVSQQTYNLIDNQLRQSLKINGTEYFSGNILNPQIGDLRIKYGIIRSSIPVSVIGKQNNNIIEPFSTKNGDIALLLPQNKSAEMMFRTVENMHMYSSTVWLWRVLAIIMLWIGSGTILHPPLKKITDAGVVVFVSMIVALVIGFVIIALLWLPYKPQFATILLILSGCFTFVGQHIIKQNKIGVAFTELIRGLMKILLYSAFIYIFYITWT, encoded by the coding sequence ATGTCTAATGATTCGAAAAACTACCATAAACTTGGAATAAAAGAGATTTTAAAAACTTTGGTTAGAATTGTTATAGGTATTACTTTATTCATAGCTTCTTTTTTAGCACTGTATTTATTTGAACAAGAGGCTATAGAATTAGTGCAAAGCTTTGATATAGGGCGTAAGTCAATTATTTCTATATCTGCAAGTACAATAGATTCAAACAATAATGGAGCGCTAGTACATATTTCTGGCACAGCAATTAGTAACGAATTACTTAAAGACGAATTATTTGGCATTAACGAACAAGCGCTCAGATTAAAACGTATAGTAGAAATGTATCAATGGCAGGAAACTAAAGAAAAATCTAACATATATTCATATAAACAAATATGGTCAGAGGCCTTTATCGATTCTGATAAGTTTAATAGCTATGATAAACTTAATTATAAAAATCCAACAAATATGCTATACCAAAGCCATACCTTCTCTGCTTCAAAAGTCAATATTGGTGTGTTTCAGCTAGCTAATAACTTTATTAATCAGATGGATGAATTTAGTGAGTATCCTGTTTCTCAACAAACATATAACCTAATCGATAATCAGCTAAGGCAATCACTGAAAATTAATGGTACAGAGTATTTTTCAGGCAACATTCTTAATCCACAAATTGGTGATTTGCGTATCAAATATGGTATAATTAGATCATCAATACCAGTCAGTGTGATTGGAAAGCAAAATAATAATATTATAGAACCATTTTCTACTAAAAATGGTGATATTGCGCTGCTACTACCACAAAATAAAAGTGCAGAAATGATGTTTCGTACTGTAGAAAATATGCATATGTACTCTTCAACTGTGTGGCTTTGGCGTGTATTAGCAATAATTATGTTGTGGATAGGAAGTGGTACAATACTACATCCACCACTTAAAAAAATTACTGATGCAGGAGTAGTGGTCTTCGTAAGTATGATTGTCGCATTAGTCATTGGTTTTGTCATAATAGCATTATTATGGTTACCATATAAACCACAATTTGCTACAATTTTACTAATATTAAGTGGCTGCTTTACATTCGTTGGACAACATATTATTAAACAAAATAAGATAGGAGTAGCTTTTACAGAACTTATTCGTGGTTTAATGAAAATACTATTGTACAGTGCGTTTATCTACATCTTCTATATAACTTGGACATAA
- a CDS encoding pentapeptide repeat-containing protein yields the protein MTALQQDNLKSLSEETSSKTQPFLQEAYGLDKAKAGALAGIVPILLDSPKDLKTVFDGFQAGNYTKMTTDLLSMVDKKPEIAEYFKGNRDIFVDVLNKTFENTPALKDLNLKGELYDIVPALLKHPKELTDIINIQNTGNYGEVGKKFIDLVQSDPEIKGYFTEKGGLLAQISTKAMGMEAYGIKDDEVGKIFERLMDKENAPKLQGVLESYQKGEWTKVIISTCDLIDKDPQFKQYMKDNKENFAKIVTAVIDRSPNFKSYTNGADVGHVASGILENPKVIKDLVEGYEKYANSKGKIETVVAATSIGVAGLKIAAQNAGAIYGAVTGWISGADSAKQNLVNGIVQELSAVDRSNVTEPLKLNDLVKNSIANSNLNQENQIKVDALINKNILFDGVNIKDSKLENLTIEGNSFVNSTIEKTSFKNTVFSNVGFNGAKLKEVDFAGATIDATTLKNMLDSVKKGGIALDGVKIVGDISGVDLSGVSLKGADLSKVTAMKDVNLKDTNLTDGKFPENQKLLTDTYNLDKAVVTVGAIAPETIKEQQNKVVDKAVEQIASVADTVGEKKMSIEQKTNLGLTIKELIQDGGVVGKYIQDGLSATPNDAINKNFPIKPEQISHVADYNGKTNNMMTILLDNKDGDRKTISNAVAANVIADIVTTNLFQDGKDRGKDGLLIKEAMKQVVTKFTQENPGADLNKSLGTPEGQNLIGEISKELQSKTKYTTIGKVTGGIYLPPEAITEPLVNKLKVQMNDSCGTTKFNEQELANIRTMADKIGTNLFGTGTEGARKSDTKLIEQNLKDTFYQLKKENKGIDLSDTISQQTGELVGTVDKRLISTARTGLTELYYKNSTYTSAGMIGTGGIYLDEAKIGKEDFSGKIKQMVKDSVQPSIDKKVKMSELAEQAMIQNPEIKGLIKPQTGDKSHHQEIPINQDLKKKNPSVTER from the coding sequence TTGACAGCCCTACAACAAGATAACCTAAAATCATTATCAGAAGAAACTTCATCTAAAACACAACCATTTTTACAAGAAGCGTATGGCCTTGATAAAGCTAAAGCTGGTGCTCTTGCAGGTATTGTTCCAATTTTACTGGATTCACCAAAAGATTTAAAAACAGTATTTGATGGATTTCAAGCTGGTAATTACACCAAAATGACGACAGATTTACTGTCTATGGTTGATAAAAAGCCAGAAATTGCAGAATATTTTAAGGGCAATCGCGATATATTTGTAGATGTTTTAAATAAAACCTTTGAAAATACGCCAGCACTTAAAGACCTAAATCTTAAAGGAGAGTTATACGATATAGTACCGGCTCTGCTAAAACATCCCAAGGAACTAACCGATATTATTAATATCCAAAATACCGGTAATTACGGTGAAGTCGGTAAAAAATTTATCGATCTGGTACAAAGCGATCCGGAGATTAAAGGGTATTTTACCGAAAAAGGAGGATTGCTGGCGCAAATCTCAACCAAAGCGATGGGGATGGAAGCATATGGCATTAAAGATGATGAGGTTGGTAAGATTTTTGAAAGATTAATGGACAAGGAAAATGCACCAAAACTTCAAGGAGTCCTTGAATCCTATCAGAAAGGTGAGTGGACTAAAGTGATCATCTCAACTTGTGATCTGATAGACAAAGACCCGCAGTTTAAGCAATATATGAAAGATAACAAAGAAAATTTTGCTAAAATAGTAACTGCAGTCATTGATAGATCACCAAATTTTAAAAGCTATACCAACGGTGCTGATGTGGGGCATGTGGCCAGTGGTATTCTAGAAAATCCTAAAGTAATCAAAGATTTAGTAGAAGGATATGAAAAATATGCGAATAGTAAAGGCAAAATAGAAACGGTAGTTGCTGCCACCTCAATTGGTGTTGCGGGACTAAAAATTGCCGCGCAAAATGCTGGGGCAATATATGGTGCTGTAACTGGGTGGATATCAGGAGCAGATTCTGCGAAACAAAATCTGGTTAATGGTATTGTCCAGGAATTATCTGCTGTGGATCGCAGTAATGTTACAGAACCATTGAAACTTAATGATTTAGTAAAAAATAGTATTGCTAATAGTAATTTAAATCAAGAAAACCAAATTAAGGTAGATGCTTTAATTAATAAAAACATCTTATTTGATGGTGTTAATATTAAAGATAGCAAATTAGAAAATTTAACCATTGAAGGAAATAGCTTTGTTAATTCTACTATAGAAAAAACATCGTTTAAGAATACGGTATTTAGCAATGTCGGATTTAATGGTGCTAAACTAAAAGAGGTAGATTTTGCCGGAGCAACTATAGATGCTACTACTTTAAAAAATATGCTCGACTCTGTCAAGAAAGGTGGTATTGCTTTGGATGGAGTAAAGATAGTTGGCGATATATCTGGAGTTGATTTGTCTGGAGTATCGTTAAAAGGTGCTGATCTTAGTAAAGTTACTGCAATGAAAGATGTGAATCTTAAAGACACTAATTTAACTGATGGCAAATTTCCAGAAAATCAAAAATTATTAACCGATACCTATAACCTTGATAAGGCAGTGGTTACTGTTGGTGCAATTGCTCCGGAAACAATTAAAGAACAGCAAAATAAAGTAGTTGATAAAGCAGTAGAGCAAATTGCTAGCGTTGCTGATACAGTTGGCGAAAAAAAAATGAGTATCGAGCAAAAAACTAATCTTGGCCTCACCATAAAAGAACTTATCCAGGATGGTGGCGTTGTTGGTAAATATATACAAGATGGGTTAAGTGCAACTCCTAATGACGCAATCAATAAAAACTTTCCAATTAAGCCAGAACAAATAAGCCATGTTGCTGATTACAATGGTAAAACTAATAATATGATGACAATTCTTTTGGACAACAAAGATGGTGATCGCAAAACAATCAGTAATGCCGTAGCTGCTAATGTTATAGCTGATATCGTAACCACAAATTTATTTCAAGACGGCAAAGATAGAGGTAAAGACGGTTTGCTGATTAAAGAAGCAATGAAACAGGTGGTAACCAAATTTACTCAGGAAAATCCTGGTGCTGATCTTAATAAATCTTTAGGAACTCCTGAGGGACAGAATTTAATTGGAGAAATTAGTAAAGAGCTACAATCTAAAACTAAATACACCACTATTGGCAAAGTTACTGGAGGAATTTATCTACCACCGGAGGCTATTACTGAACCATTAGTAAATAAGTTAAAAGTACAAATGAATGATAGTTGTGGTACCACTAAATTCAATGAGCAAGAGCTAGCAAATATTAGAACCATGGCAGATAAAATCGGCACAAATTTATTTGGCACAGGAACAGAGGGTGCCAGAAAAAGTGATACCAAGCTTATTGAGCAGAATTTAAAAGATACATTTTATCAATTGAAAAAAGAGAATAAAGGAATAGATTTATCAGATACGATCAGCCAACAAACAGGTGAACTGGTAGGAACAGTAGATAAAAGATTGATTTCGACTGCTAGAACAGGGCTTACCGAATTATACTATAAAAACTCAACCTACACCAGTGCTGGGATGATAGGCACTGGCGGTATATATCTTGACGAAGCTAAAATTGGTAAAGAAGATTTTAGTGGGAAAATAAAACAAATGGTAAAAGATTCAGTGCAACCATCAATAGATAAAAAGGTAAAAATGTCTGAACTAGCAGAGCAGGCAATGATACAAAACCCGGAAATCAAAGGATTAATTAAACCTCAAACTGGTGATAAATCCCATCACCAGGAAATACCTATAAACCAAGATTTAAAGAAAAAAAATCCTTCTGTTACTGAAAGATAG
- a CDS encoding IS5 family transposase (programmed frameshift): MRYKNLSILSEEHFRRLTGVRNSTFEKMVGILKTEKQINRRYQGGRRASLSMEDSLLMTLEYLREYRTYFHIAKNYGVSESSAFKTIRFVEDTLIKHPDFALPGKKALVKSGMEYELVLIDATESPIERPPKKQKYYYSGKKKRHTLKTQIVVDKKSKRVICTSFSNGKRHDFKLFKESRTHILPEVKVITDTGYQGLQKIHTNSELPKKKSKKNALTKEDKKNNRSLASDRVLNENVIGMLKRFKIIADKYRNRRKRFGLRFNLIAGLYNWELGK; the protein is encoded by the exons ATGAGATATAAAAATTTAAGCATTTTATCGGAAGAGCATTTTAGAAGATTAACAGGGGTAAGAAATAGTACATTTGAAAAGATGGTAGGGATTTTAAAGACAGAGAAACAAATAAATAGGAGGTACCAAGGTGGCAGAAGAGCTAGTCTTAGTATGGAAGACAGCCTATTAATGACACTTGAATATTTAAGGGAATACCGTACCTATTTTCATATAGCTAAGAATTATGGAGTTAGCGAAAGCAGTGCATTTAAAACAATTCGTTTTGTTGAAGACACTCTAATAAAACATCCGGATTTTGCTCTTCCAGGTAAGAAGGCTCTAGTTAAAAGCGGTATGGAGTATGAATTAGTTTTAATAGATGCTACAGAAAGCCCTATAGAGCGACCCC CAAAAAAACAGAAATACTATTACTCAGGTAAAAAGAAAAGACATACGTTAAAGACTCAAATAGTAGTAGATAAGAAAAGCAAACGAGTCATATGCACTTCTTTTTCCAATGGTAAGCGTCATGATTTTAAATTATTTAAAGAATCAAGAACCCATATACTGCCTGAGGTTAAAGTGATTACTGATACTGGTTATCAAGGCTTACAGAAGATTCATACAAATTCTGAGCTACCAAAGAAAAAGAGTAAAAAGAATGCTTTAACTAAAGAAGATAAGAAAAATAATAGAAGTTTAGCAAGTGACAGAGTATTAAATGAAAATGTTATCGGTATGTTAAAGCGTTTTAAAATAATTGCTGATAAATATCGAAATAGACGCAAAAGATTTGGTCTTAGGTTCAATTTAATTGCTGGTTTATATAATTGGGAGCTTGGTAAATGA